One Campylobacter concisus DNA window includes the following coding sequences:
- the nhaD gene encoding sodium:proton antiporter NhaD: protein MRFFGLLGLFFAMAFGADGETAAIDLTTTWAGILSLIIFVVGYFFIAAEENFHIDKAKPAIFIGTFMFLLIGVYMLINGMDVHSLEHEVNHLILEIAQIVFFLMVAMTFIEALIERDVFNALKYNLVSKGYTYRKLFWLTGILAFFISPVADNLTTALILSTVLLTIDRNNTNFLVAGAINIVVAANAGGAWSPFGDITTLMVWAAGKSPFLDFFALFPASIIGWLVTAFLLSRVVPSTAPHFDVANEPKVVMKKGGKAVIFIGAFTIFCAVMMHQLFHLPAMWGMMFGFSLLSLYTYYFKKAHKNEEPMHVFHYMSKIENNTLFFFFGILAAVGALHFAGFLNYAVSLYDKFGSTAVNIGVGFLSAIVDNVPVMSAVLKANPAMGADAGEAMSQWLLVTLTAGIGGSMISFGSAAGVGVMGKLKGIYTFGAHMKYAWMVVLGYIVSIIVWYVQFEIFHIYF from the coding sequence ATGAGGTTTTTTGGACTTCTAGGCTTGTTTTTCGCGATGGCTTTTGGTGCTGATGGAGAAACCGCAGCTATTGACTTAACTACTACATGGGCAGGAATTTTATCGCTTATAATTTTTGTTGTTGGATATTTTTTTATAGCAGCAGAAGAAAATTTCCATATCGACAAAGCAAAACCTGCTATATTTATCGGTACGTTTATGTTCCTACTTATCGGTGTTTATATGCTTATAAATGGCATGGATGTGCATTCGCTTGAACATGAGGTAAATCACCTGATTTTAGAGATTGCTCAGATCGTATTTTTCTTGATGGTGGCGATGACTTTTATCGAAGCACTTATCGAAAGAGACGTATTTAATGCACTTAAATATAATCTCGTATCAAAAGGCTATACTTATAGAAAGCTGTTTTGGCTAACTGGTATTTTGGCATTTTTTATAAGCCCAGTAGCTGATAACCTAACAACAGCGCTTATTCTTTCAACCGTTCTTCTAACGATAGATAGAAATAATACAAATTTTTTAGTAGCTGGCGCGATAAACATCGTCGTTGCAGCAAATGCAGGTGGAGCATGGAGTCCATTTGGCGATATCACTACGCTTATGGTTTGGGCAGCAGGTAAGTCACCGTTTCTAGACTTTTTCGCACTTTTCCCAGCATCTATTATTGGCTGGCTTGTAACAGCATTTTTACTTTCTCGCGTAGTGCCAAGTACTGCACCACATTTTGATGTGGCAAACGAGCCAAAAGTGGTTATGAAAAAGGGCGGTAAAGCGGTTATTTTTATAGGTGCATTTACTATCTTTTGTGCTGTTATGATGCATCAGCTTTTCCACTTACCAGCGATGTGGGGAATGATGTTTGGCTTCTCACTACTTAGTCTTTATACTTACTATTTTAAAAAAGCTCACAAAAATGAAGAGCCAATGCATGTATTTCACTATATGTCAAAGATCGAAAACAACACACTATTTTTCTTCTTTGGAATTTTAGCTGCAGTTGGCGCTCTTCATTTTGCTGGATTTTTAAATTACGCTGTATCACTTTATGATAAATTTGGCTCAACTGCTGTAAATATTGGCGTTGGCTTCCTTTCAGCCATCGTTGATAACGTCCCTGTTATGTCAGCTGTCTTAAAAGCAAATCCAGCTATGGGAGCTGATGCGGGCGAGGCGATGAGTCAGTGGCTACTAGTGACACTAACTGCTGGTATCGGCGGTTCGATGATCAGCTTTGGCTCAGCGGCTGGTGTTGGAGTAATGGGTAAATTAAAAGGAATTTATACCTTTGGTGCACATATGAAATACGCTTGGATGGTGGTTCTAGGATATATCGTATCAATCATTGTTTGGTATGTGCAGTTTGAAATTTTTCATATCTATTTTTAA